A portion of the Tiliqua scincoides isolate rTilSci1 chromosome 3, rTilSci1.hap2, whole genome shotgun sequence genome contains these proteins:
- the SLITRK3 gene encoding SLIT and NTRK-like protein 3, protein MKSPTAEPPRKRRMLWIILLSTIAVAWTTPIPLIEDSEEIEEPCFEPCYCEVKESLFHIHCDNKGFINISQITESWLRPFKLYLQRNSMRRLYTNSFLHLNNAISINLGNNALQDIQTGAFNGLKILKRLYLHENKLDIFRNDTFLGLESLEYLQADYNVIKRIESGAFRNLSKLRVLILNDNLIPMLPTNLFKSVSLTHLDLRGNRLKVLSYRGMLDHIGRSLMEIQLEENPWNCTCEIIQLKSWLERIPYTALVGDITCETPFHFHGKDLREIKRNKLCPMLSDSELVSIGVPQLPSSKESAWPTKPSSMLSSFHFTASSVEYKTAIKQPKPTKQPRAHKPPPTPRGLYPAPNQPPIAAYQTRPPIPIICPTGCSCSLHINDLGLTVNCKERGFHNISELLPRPLNAKKLYLSGNLIQKIYRSDFWNFSSLDLLHLGNNRISYVQDGAFINLPNLKSLYLNGNDIERLTPGMFRGLQSLHYLYFEYNQIREIQPAAFSLMPNLKLLFLSDNLLKTLPTDAFAGTSLARLNLRNNRFLYLPVAGVLEHLHAIVQIDLKLNPWDCTCDLVPLKQWIETISSVIVVGDVLCASPENLTNRDLRSVELEVLCPEMLHAAVASPAPPAWGHPSPTNPSPYELSPAAGGPVPLSVLILSLLVLFFSAVFIAAGLFAFVLRRRRKKLPFRNKQRQEALDLTGIQMQCHHLFEEGGGGGGGGISASPEKAPPVGHVYDYIPHPVTQMCNNPIYKPREEDDVAAGEPGPPGDILLGGGGGGSNCAGEQFADPAKDNGSSSCYRTLLEKEKEWSLAVSSSQLNTIVTTNHHPHPHPPGGGIGGGMPLMGELALVPPVFHHEKNGGVVLFPPSGAILDSRERPPLAPPCTVGFVDCLYGTVPKLKELHVHPPGMQYPDLQQDARLKETLLFSAGKGFPDHHQTPQSEYLELRAKLQTKPDYLEVLEKTTYRF, encoded by the coding sequence ATGAAGTCTCCAACAGCAGAACCACCCCGTAAAAGAAGGATGCTATGGATTATTCTTCTAAGCACAATTGCCGTAGCGTGGACTACTCCCATCCCCTTGATAGAGGACTCGGAGGAGATCGAGGAGCCTTGCTTTGAGCCTTGTTACTGTGAAGTTAAAGAGAGCCTTTTTCATATACACTGCGACAACAAGGGATTTATAAATATTAGTCAGATCACCGAGTCCTGGTTGAGACCTTTCAAACTTTACCTGCAGAGGAACTCCATGAGGAGATTGTACACCAACAGTTTTCTCCACTTGAATAACGCGATTTCTATTAACCTGGGGAACAACGCACTACAAGACATTCAGACTGGAGCCTTTAACGGGCTCAAGATTCTGAAGAGGTTGTACCTGCATGAGAATAAATTAGACATTTTCCGAAACGATACTTTCCTGGGGTTGGAGAGTCTGGAATATCTGCAGGCAGATTATAATGTCATTAAGCGAATTGAGAGTGGGGCCTTTCGCAATTTGAGCAAGCTCCGGGTCTTGATCTTAAACGACAACCTGATCCCCATGCTTCCCACCAATTTATTTAAGTCGGTGTCCTTAACTCACTTGGACTTGCGGGGAAACCGGTTAAAGGTGCTTTCCTACCGAGGGATGTTGGACCATATCGGCAGGAGCTTGATGGAGATCCAGTTGGAGGAGAACCCCTGGAACTGTACGTGTGAGATCATTCAGCTCAAGAGCTGGCTGGAGCGTATCCCTTACACTGCCCTGGTGGGAGACATCACCTGTGAGACCCCCTTCCACTTCCATGGTAAGGACCTGAgggaaataaaaagaaataaactgtgccctatgctgtCTGACTCGGAGCTGGTCAGCATTGGTGTCCCTCAGCTGCCCTCCAGCAAGGAGAGCGCTTGGCCTACTAAGCCGTCCTCTATGCTGTCCTCCTTCCATTTCACTGCTTCCTCGGTCGAATACAAAACTGCCATTAAGCAGCCCAAGCCCACCAAACAACCCAGGGCACACAAGCCACCCCCAACACCTCGAGGCCTCTACCCCGCACCCAACCAACCTCCCATTGCTGCTTACCAGACCAGGCCACCCATTCCCATCATCTGTCCTACTGGgtgttcctgcagtttgcacatCAATGATTTGGGCCTGACGGTCAACTGCAAGGAGAGAGGGTTCCACAACATCTCGGAACTCCTGCCCAGGCCTCTCAATGCCAAGAAACTGTACCTGAGTGGAAATTTGATACAGAAAATTTACCGTTCCGATTTCTGGAATTTTTCTTCCTTGGACCTCCTGCACCTTGGGAATAACCGGATCTCCTATGTGCAGGATGGCGCTTTTATTAACCTGCCCAACCTTAAGAGCCTGTACCTGAATGGCAATGACATTGAGAGGCTGACCCCAGGCATGTTTCGGGGCCTACAGAGCTTGCATTACCTGTACTTTGAGTACAACCAGATCAGGGAGATCCAGCCCGCCGCCTTCAGCCTCATGCCCAACCTGAAGCTGCTCTTCCTCAGTGACAATCTCCTGAAGACCCTGCCTACTGATGCCTTTGCAGGCACCTCCCTGGCCAGGCTCAACCTAAGGAACAACCGATTCCTATATTTGCCTGTGGCTGGTGTGCTGGAGCACCTCCATGCGATTGTACAGATTGACCTGAAGCTCAACCCATGGGATTGCACGTGTGACCTGGTGCCCCTCAAGCAGTGGATCGAGACCATCAGCTCAGTCATCGTGGTGGGGGATGTTCTTTGCGCCAGCCCGGAGAACCTCACCAATCGAGATCTTCGCTCTGTGGAATTGGAGGTTCTGTGCCCTGAGATGTTGCATGCTGCTGTTGCCTCACCAGCCCCGCCAGCTTGGGGCCACCCAAGCCCCACTAATCCCTCACCCTATGAGCTCTCCCCAGCTGCAGGAGGTCCCGTGCCGCTCTCCGTGCTCATCCTCAGTCTACTCGTACTGTTCTTCTCTGCAGTCTTCATAGCTGCAGGCCTTTTTGCCTTTGTGCTACGCCGACGACGCAAGAAGCTACCGTTCCGGAACAAGCAGCGGCAGGAGGCCCTCGACTTGACGGGCATTCAGATGCAATGCCACCATCTCTTCGAGGAGGGTGGCGGTGGAGGAGGCGGGGGAATCAGTGCCTCCCCGGAGAAGGCACCTCCTGTGGGCCACGTGTATGACTACATCCCGCACCCAGTGACCCAGATGTGCAACAACCCCATTTACAAGCCCCGTGAGGAGGACGACGTGGCGGCTGGGGAGCCTGGGCCACCTGGGGACATACTTCTGGGCGGAGGAGGTGGAGGTAGTAACTGTGCAGGGGAACAGTTCGCCGATCCTGCTAAGGACAACGGGAGCAGTAGTTGCTACAGGACCttgctggagaaggagaaggagtggaGCCTGGCTGTGTCCAGCTCACAGCTCAACACCATAGTGACCACCAACCATCATCCGCACCCCCATCCGCCAGGAGGGGGCATTGGCGGTGGGATGCCTCTCATGGGGGAGCTAGCACTGGTGCCACCTGTCTTCCATCATGAGAAGAATGGTGGGGTGGTGCTCTTCCCGCCTAGTGGTGCCATTCTAGACAGCAGGGAGAGGCCCCCCTTAGCCCCTCCGTGCACAGTGGGCTTTGTGGACTGCCTCTACGGCACCGTGCCCAAATTAAAGGAACTGCACGTGCACCCCCCTGGCATGCAATACCCAGACCTGCAGCAGGACGCCAGGCTGAAAGAAACCCTTCTCTTCTCGGCTGGTAAGGGCTTCCCAGACCACCACCAAACCCCCCAAAGTGAATACCTCGAGTTAAGGGCCAAACTCCAAACCAAGCCGGATTACCTCGAAGTCCTGGAGAAGACCACTTATAGGTTTTGA